The genomic segment ATTTGCTAAAATGTCGCAAATGCATCCTGCTGAACTGAGGAACATGGTTACTTCTCCGGGCGGAACCTCAGCCGAAGCACTATACCAACTGGAGAAAGGCGGGTTGCGCACCGTCGTATCGCGTGCTGTGTGGGCTGCTTACCAGAAATCACGCATTTTGGGAGGAGTGAACGAAGCATGATAAGCCTATATCGCCTCATAAACATGGTCTTCTGGGTGCTTGACTTGGCCATTCTCCTGCGTGTGCTCTTTTCTTGGATCAATGCTGATCCAAGCAATGTGCTCGTGCGGCTCGTCTATCAGATCACAGAACCAATCCTGGTTCCCTTGCGGCGTTTGATCCCGCCTGTTGCCGGCCTGGACGTCACGCCCATCATAGCACTCGTCCTACTCGAGTTGCTGCAGCGTTTCATCACTTCGCTCATCTTTTGAGCGCTGCTCACCTCTCATGCTGAACACAGCGAAGCATGAACCATATGGGCAGGACGCTCACAATGAGCAAGGAGACTCTAGGGCAAATCATTCGCGAAAGCCAACAAGGCGTCATCGTGGCCGTTCACGTGGTGCCACGCTCGCCCAGGGATGAAATCGCTGGCACATATGGCAATGCGCTGCGCATACGCCTAAAGGCGCCACCCGTGGAAGGCGCCGCCAATGCTGCCCTGCTTGCCTTTATGGCGCAGGTGCTGGACATCCCCCGACGTCAGGTAAAAATCCTCTCCGGACAAACCTCCAGACACAAACTCCTGGTCATCTCCAACCTGACCAAAGATCAGGTCCAGCAAAAACTAATCCCAAACCTCCCCCACTGACCCACCTACCTCACGCCTTCCGTTTTCCGTTTTTACATCTTATCCCTTCTCATTCCAAACCGGCCTTTGCTCCAAAGCAGGGCTCAGCGTCAGGTTGTCCTTCTCCGTCCCATCCGGTCTGATGGAGAAGATATCCCACCCTCCATCGCGGCTGGAGTAGTACAATAGCCTCGTGCCACGCCTGGCCCACGCTGGCCCGTGCTCGTTTGAGTAGGGGTCGTTGGTGATATTGCGCTGCTCCGAACCATCGAGGGACATGAGGTAGATTTCCATGTTGCCATCGCGGTAGCTCTCGAATGCAATCAGAGTCCCATCCGGAGACCAGGCTGGAGAAGAATCCGTGGCTTCGTCCTCCGTGAGGCGTTGCAATCCTGAGCCATCGCGGTTCATCACATAAATCTCCCAATTGCCATCGCGGTTCGATTGGAAGGCGATCTTTTGCCCATCTGGAGACCAGCATGGCGCATAGTCCGCTGCCGTGTTCCGCGTCAAACGCTGCACATTTGACCCATCAGCCTCCATGACATAGATCTCCCAGTTGCCATCGCGATAGGAAGCAAAGGCGATGTGCTTCCCGTCTGGCGACCAGGAAGGCGTCCAATCCTCGGAGGGATGTTGCGTGAGGTTGACCTGCTGCGTGCCATCTGCCTTCATCACATAGATTTCCTTGTTGCCCTCCCGATCCGAAACGAAGGCAATGTATTTGCCATCCGGCGACCAGGTCGGAGCCATATCGTTCGCTGGGTCATCGGTCAAACACCGGGGATCGGACCCATCCCCACGCATCACCCAGATGTCCCACGTTGCATCTGGATTGCTCTTGGCCATGTAGGCAATGCGTTCCAAAGCAGGTCCAATCTCCAAAGTGGCGCGCGTGGCGAATGGAAGAGGAGTAGCGGTGGGCGACGTTCCCATAATCATCCGCTCAGCCGTACCGCGCATGTTCCACAACATAACCACACCGATCACCAGTGCCAAACCAGCCAGCCATAATGCAATGGTGCTCCATTGGAAAGCAGGCCAGGGACCGGAACGCCGCGCCGCCAAGGTGAATTGCCTTCCCTTCCCTGTCAAAAGCAGCGGATATGTTTTCTCCTTGCCTATCCAGAGGCGAAACAAATCTAAACTGAAGCGGTAACTGTCCGCGCTAAGACGCTGCAGGATACCCCTGGCCAATAGCTCAGCCACACCCCTTTCGAACACCGCATCAGACAATTCCAATCCCTTTTGTTGGGCCGCATCGTGCCAATCTCGTTGCATGACAACCCCGTGACGCCCTCGCAACTCGTTTGCAAGAGCGACTAGAATCTTGGCTTCGGGCGAGCAACTCTCCCACATGCGCTTCATGACTGCCTCGCCAGCAGCCAGCACATCCGGTATAGCCTTTTCCACGTCGTGCAATCCCAAACGCCCTCTGCCTGAACGAGCCTCAAACAGCACATAACCAAAGAGCTGCACAAAATAAGGATGGCCTGAAGTCAATTGCCAGATGCGACGCGCTGCCTCAAACTCATAGCTCATCTGGCTTTGGACTGGCTTCAGCAGCAACCTCTCGGTTTCATCCAAACTCAGCCCCTCTAACTCAAACGAGGGCAACGACGACAACGCCACATTGTTAAAGACCCCGGCCTCTGGCCTGACTCCCTCGATGGCTAGGACACAATGCAGAGCGGGCATGGCATTCATCCACTCCTGCCAACGCGCTACCCACTCCATGCCCGCCTCGCCGCTCAGGTCAACCACGGACAGGCCATCGGTCAGGATCACTACTTTGCGCCCCTGCATGGCACTGGAAGAGGGAACAGCGCCTTCTCCTGTCGCGCTTCCATTGCCACCATCGGACGAGCCAAGAGCCGCCTGCTCCGACGCTTTGCCCAGTTCCCCCTCCACCTTAGCCCGGAATTCCTGGATCGCCTTCTCTGCACTGCCATCCTTGGGCCAACTCAGATTCACGTATACCGGGACGAAATCAGGAGCCAGTTCCTTGGCCAACTGCCAAAGAAAAGAGGTCCGGCCCATACGCGTCGGTCCATAGACCAGGACAAGCCGCCGTCCCCTTTTCAGCGTCTGTACGACTCCCGCCAATGCCTCGTAGCGACCAACAGAGAGGTCACCCTCCGTCAGCGGGCGTTCCACAACGTATGGATTGCCTAAAGCCATCATCATCCTATCACGGGTTCAAATGATCATGCACTCTGCAGAAATGCACGTGCCTTCCTCGATAAATCGCTCGTAGCGGAAGGGGTTTCGGGCATTGGCAGCAGGATCGAGGATCAGATCCACCAGCAGCCTTGCCCCACCTGCGCTGGCCATGATGCCATGTCCGGCATACCCAAGGTTGAAATACAACCCAGGAATGTCTGGGCATGGCCCGATAATCGGCTTGTTGTCCGGTGTACAAGTGTATTGCCCTGCGCTCAGGAACACATTCTCGCGCGTCAACTTCTCGGCCACCTCCTGCCAAAACGGCACAAGTCGGGATACGCCGTCCAGGACAACAGCCGGAAATGTCCAATCTGTAGGCACCTGCTCCATCGGTTCGCTCGGCTCTTCAGGCAAGGCCCAACCCAGCGCTGCCCCTCCCACCTCTGGCCGCCAATAGGGCCCCATATCCGCATCAATGTGCATCGGGGCATCGCGCGGCACAATAGGGAGATTCCCTATCACGACCTTCTGCCGGCGCAGGTTGGTCAGGGGTAGCTGTAACCCCACCCAGGAAGCCACGACCCCCGAAAATGGCCCAGCGGCAATCACGGCGCAACGAGTTGCGATTTCTCCACGCGTTGTCATCACCGCTGCCACCCCCTGCCCATCCAAGCGAATGCCTGTA from the Chloroflexota bacterium genome contains:
- a CDS encoding YggT family protein, giving the protein MISLYRLINMVFWVLDLAILLRVLFSWINADPSNVLVRLVYQITEPILVPLRRLIPPVAGLDVTPIIALVLLELLQRFITSLIF
- a CDS encoding YggU family protein, with product MSKETLGQIIRESQQGVIVAVHVVPRSPRDEIAGTYGNALRIRLKAPPVEGAANAALLAFMAQVLDIPRRQVKILSGQTSRHKLLVISNLTKDQVQQKLIPNLPH
- a CDS encoding PD40 domain-containing protein; the encoded protein is MALGNPYVVERPLTEGDLSVGRYEALAGVVQTLKRGRRLVLVYGPTRMGRTSFLWQLAKELAPDFVPVYVNLSWPKDGSAEKAIQEFRAKVEGELGKASEQAALGSSDGGNGSATGEGAVPSSSAMQGRKVVILTDGLSVVDLSGEAGMEWVARWQEWMNAMPALHCVLAIEGVRPEAGVFNNVALSSLPSFELEGLSLDETERLLLKPVQSQMSYEFEAARRIWQLTSGHPYFVQLFGYVLFEARSGRGRLGLHDVEKAIPDVLAAGEAVMKRMWESCSPEAKILVALANELRGRHGVVMQRDWHDAAQQKGLELSDAVFERGVAELLARGILQRLSADSYRFSLDLFRLWIGKEKTYPLLLTGKGRQFTLAARRSGPWPAFQWSTIALWLAGLALVIGVVMLWNMRGTAERMIMGTSPTATPLPFATRATLEIGPALERIAYMAKSNPDATWDIWVMRGDGSDPRCLTDDPANDMAPTWSPDGKYIAFVSDREGNKEIYVMKADGTQQVNLTQHPSEDWTPSWSPDGKHIAFASYRDGNWEIYVMEADGSNVQRLTRNTAADYAPCWSPDGQKIAFQSNRDGNWEIYVMNRDGSGLQRLTEDEATDSSPAWSPDGTLIAFESYRDGNMEIYLMSLDGSEQRNITNDPYSNEHGPAWARRGTRLLYYSSRDGGWDIFSIRPDGTEKDNLTLSPALEQRPVWNEKG
- a CDS encoding FAD-binding oxidoreductase, whose translation is MHRIIVPQKDEFPRSADVVVIGGGIIGCATAFYATRAGFDTVVLERRDGLGTLTTAASEECFRAQFDEPENVKMMQESIAVFENFPDVVGVPDCDIHIHQQGYLFLTMEEHRVELLRKRVEHQHRIGLLDVEFLEGDEVRRRFPYVGPDVLAATFRAKDGWLSAHELTYGFAKGSSAFFALRTEATGIRLDGQGVAAVMTTRGEIATRCAVIAAGPFSGVVASWVGLQLPLTNLRRQKVVIGNLPIVPRDAPMHIDADMGPYWRPEVGGAALGWALPEEPSEPMEQVPTDWTFPAVVLDGVSRLVPFWQEVAEKLTRENVFLSAGQYTCTPDNKPIIGPCPDIPGLYFNLGYAGHGIMASAGGARLLVDLILDPAANARNPFRYERFIEEGTCISAECMII